A single window of Salvelinus namaycush isolate Seneca chromosome 11, SaNama_1.0, whole genome shotgun sequence DNA harbors:
- the LOC120055388 gene encoding endothelin receptor type B-like — protein sequence MVKPGEGTGEEEHAFEPFQGATVFSKLDLRNAYHLVWIREGDEWKTAFNMASSHYEYQVLQRLLENQLFVKAEKCKFHRSTIPFLGYIIAAGNVQMDPRKLHPCAAFSHRLNATERNYDVGNRELLAVMIALEEWRHWLEAFPAEPRGSLPPMCSGPTEIRDTFKYINTVVSCLVFVVGIIGNSTLLRIIYRNKCMRNGPNILIGSLALGDLLHIVIDIPINVYKLLAEDWPFGVALCKLVPFVQKASVGITVLSLCALSIDRYRAVASWNRIKGIGVPKWTAIEIAFIWLLSILLAVPEAIAFDMIAMDYKGEHLRICLLHPMQNSDFMRFYKSAKDWWLFSVYFCLPLAVTAVFYTLMTCEMLRKKNGVQIALSDHLKQRREVAKTVFCLVLVFALCWLPLHLSRILKLTIYDEKDPNRCELLSFFLVLDYIGINMASLNSCINPIALYMVSKRFKICFRSCLCCWCLPAEMLMDEKQSCMKLKVSDRASDQSNSRATNKYTSA from the exons ATGGTGAAGCCTGGGGAGGGTACGGGAGAAGAGGAACAT GCCTTCGAGCCATTCCAGGGGGCCACTGTTTTCTCCAAGTTGGACCTGCGGAACGCCTACCATCTGGTGTGGATACGGgaaggggatgagtggaagactgccttcaacaTGGCCAGCAGTCACTACGAATATCAG GTCCtccagcgcctcctggagaaccagctttttgtgaAAGCGGAAAAGTGCAAATTCCATCGATCCACCATCCCCTTCCTTGGTTACATCATCGCTGCGGGGAATGTACAGATGGATCCCagaaag ctgcatccctgcgccGCCTTCTCCCATCGTCTTAACGCCacagagaggaattacgatgtggggaatcgtgaGCTTCTAGCGGTAATGATCGcattggaggaatggaggcactggtTGGAGG CGTTCCCAGCCGAACCCCGGGGGT CTTTACCACCGATGTGCTCGGGACCCACCGAGATCAGAGACACATTTAAGTACATCAACACGGTAGTATCATGTCTCGTGTTTGTTGTCGGTATTATCGGGAACTCCACGCTCCTCAGAATCATTTACCGGAACAAGTGCATGCGCAACGGGCCCAATATTCTCATAGGCAGCCTGGCGCTGGGAGACCTGCTGCACATAGTGATTGATATTCCCATTAACGTGTACAAG CTCCTAGCGGAGGACTGGCCATTTGGTGTGGCTCTGTGTAAACTGGTGCCTTTTGTCCAGAAAGCTTCAGTGGGCATTACTGTGCTGAGCCTGTGTGCTCTGAGCAtcgacag GTACCGAGCAGTAGCGTCGTGGAACCGTATCAAGGGGATCGGTGTTCCCAAGTGGACGGCTATAGAGATCGCATTCATCTGGCTGCTGTCCATCCTGCTGGCTGTCCCTGAAGCTATAGCCTTCGACATGATCGCCATGGACTACAAAGGAGAGCACCTCCGCATCTGTCTGCTACACCCCATGCAGAATTCAGACTTTATGAgg TTCTATAAGTCAGCTAAGGACTGGTGGCTGTTCAGTGTGTATTTCTGCCTGCCTCTGGCCGTTACCGCCGTCTTCTACACCCTGATGACTTGTGAGATGCTGAGGAAGAAGAACGGAGTCCAGATCGCCCTGAGTGACCATCTCAAAcag aggCGTGAGGTGGCTAAGACAGTGTTCTGCCTGGTGTTGGTGTTTGCCCTCTGCTGGTTGCCTCTCCATCTCAGCCGCATCCTCAAGCTCACCATCTATGATGAGAAAGACCCTAACCGCTGTGAACTGCTCAG TTTCTTCTTGGTTCTGGACTACATCGGGATCAACATGGCGTCTCTTAACTCCTGCATCAACCCCATCGCTCTCTACATGGTCAGCAAGCGTTTCAAGATCTGCTTCAGG tcatgtctgtgttgCTGGTGTCTGCCAGCTGAGATGTTGATGGATGAGAAACAGTCCTGTATGAAGCTCAAAGTCTCAGACCGGGCCTCTGACCAGAGCAACTCACGCGCTACTAACAAGTACACTTCAGCATGA